In Planctomycetota bacterium, the genomic stretch CGGTGGCCGTCTCCGTGGGAGGCCTGGGCCCGCAGCTCGTCGCGCGTGACGACCTCGGTGCCCACCTTGCCCACGACGATCCCGGCCGCCGCATTGGCCAGGACGGCGCATTCCTCGAGCGAGAAGCCCGAAGCGAAGCCCAGCGCGAAGGCGGCCAGGGCCGTGTCTCCCGCGCCGGTCACGTCGTAAACCTGGCGGGCGACGGCCGGCAGCGTCAACGGCGCCCCCCCGGCGGGATACACGCGGATTCCCCGCTCGCCCAGGGTCACGACGAGGAACCGCAACCCCAGTTCCCGGAGAATCTTGCGCGCGCCGCGGTCGAGATCGTCCTCGCGGCTCAGGGCCAGCAGTTCGCCCCGGTTGAGCGACGCGCCCGTGGCGCGGGCGTACTTGCGGTAGTCGCGGGCCTTGAGGCCCACGAGGACGGGGCAGCGCGCCCCGCGAAGGAACCGCGCGCAGACCTCTTCGGGGAGGGTTCCCTTGTTGTAGTCCTGGAGGATCGCCAGGTCGGACCGCGCCGCCTGCCGGAGGGCCGCCGCCGCCAGCCGCCGCGCCAGTTCCGGTCCGACGGGGTCGGCGATCTCCCGATCCACCCGCAGCATCTGCTGATTGTGGGCGATCATGCGGGTCTTGACCGCGGTGGGCTTGCGCGGGTCGACGAGGACCGCGGAGACGTCGCTCCCCCCCGCCCGCAGGAGACGGCGCAGTTCCCGGCCGCCTTCGTCGCGCCCCACGATCCCGCCGCAGGCGACGCGCGCTCCGAGGGCCGCCAGGTTGTGGACCACGTTGGCCGCGCCGCCCAGGCGGAATTCCTCGCGGTCCACCTTCAGGATCTG encodes the following:
- a CDS encoding bifunctional heptose 7-phosphate kinase/heptose 1-phosphate adenyltransferase translates to MSDRILDLVARLGRPRLFVMGDLILDRYVWGSVTRVSPEAPVQILKVDREEFRLGGAANVVHNLAALGARVACGGIVGRDEGGRELRRLLRAGGSDVSAVLVDPRKPTAVKTRMIAHNQQMLRVDREIADPVGPELARRLAAAALRQAARSDLAILQDYNKGTLPEEVCARFLRGARCPVLVGLKARDYRKYARATGASLNRGELLALSREDDLDRGARKILRELGLRFLVVTLGERGIRVYPAGGAPLTLPAVARQVYDVTGAGDTALAAFALGFASGFSLEECAVLANAAAGIVVGKVGTEVVTRDELRAQASHGDGHRKIVTLREIRKVAADQRARGRRVVFTNGCFDLLHAGHVALLEHARSRGDVLIVGLNTDRSVRAIKGDGRPILPQRERARLLAALEAVDYVVLFDEDTPARLVRAIRPDVLVKGEDYAGRTVVGREHAGRVELAPLVRGVSTTEIIRRIRENHAATKD